DNA from Hippoglossus hippoglossus isolate fHipHip1 chromosome 13, fHipHip1.pri, whole genome shotgun sequence:
TTAAAAGGGAGCGTACACTGGATATATGGATACTGCTTGTTGGTTTCAATTATTGAAATTGAATAAATAcctaataatgaataaaaaaaacaccgtATAGTACACAGTGATCACCATTGTTCCTACCTTTTTCAGTTAAAATATTCTAACAATCATAAAATGTGTGATTCAATATTAAAACTTGAGGCAGAGttgatgcaaattaaaaaatcaaACGGGTTAGAAATCATATTTTCCACAACTGGACCTTCTCTGCCACCACACACCAGTTGGCATGATCgaaataagtgtgtgtgacatgaaGCTCCTCAACGTGCTTCTCTATCAGCGCTGCCAGTTCTCCCTCCCTGAAGACGTGATAGTACCTCAGACAGGAGCCCTCCACCTGTCCCTCGCTCCCCTGAGGACTCTGTGTGCTTTCCTGCCGTTCTTTTCCCGCTGGCCCTCCTTCGCTCTCGCCTCCAGGCTGTTTGAGATGCTCCCTCTGGAAAGGCACCAGGTCTGGCAGGGCCAGGGAGCCACACTCCTGGGCTAAAGATAATGAGACACTCTGGTTGTCTGGGCCGTCGTTGCTAGGcgcgttgttgttgttgcctccCCGATCATGTGGTCCCTTGTGCAGGTCTGTGACCGAGTCGAAGACATCCTCCTCTGATCCGATCACAGACGAAGGATAAAAGAAGTTGGACACCTGCTTGATGAGGCCACGCCCTCTCCCGCGCTGGCTCGCCTTGctcccctcactctctcccgTGGGCGAGGACAAAGTGCTCAGCTCCCTGGAGGACGACCGGGAGAGGGTTAAACTTCCAAAGTCGAACACGGAGTCCAGAGACCTGGAGAAGAACCACAGTCTCTGCGTCCTCTGCTGCGGCGTGGCGCTGGTCAGGTCTTCTTCGTCCGCAACGGAGGATGTGCTTCTAACCTTCCTGTGCTTGTCAGTGTTGTCTATGGCTTCGCTCACACTCTGTGCCGTGGCCCTCCTCCTGGACTTGGCGTGCTCCCTGTTGAGGGCGGAGTGAGGGTTGGGGTTCCACGGCACAAAGATGTCCTGCTTCTCAAATTTACGACGCTTCTGCTCCATGGCCCACACGTAGATCATAATGCGTCCGCCCACTCGCAGGGTGCGGGCCATCTCCCTTATTGCTCGAATACGGCGCTCTTTGGTGGACAGGTGATGGATGACtatgagaaaaatacaaatgttagAGTCAAGTGGGAGGGGGAGAAGGGATTTACTTAATTAAGATGATGCATCACATTTGCAGTCAACAAACATTATGTACTCTGCGTGCGGCACAGCAGACAAATTAACAGAGTGGGTCCTAATTACACTCTTGTTGGGGGACACATGAATTATTTCTCTCCGTTGACTTGGCAACACGAGCTCCAGCTTTGCTGatgtttatcattattatgagTCCATTTAATCTGAGGCAAACAGCAGCTGCGTCAGTTGAGCTTCATGCATACGAAGGAGCTGATTTGtcacagagcgagagacatCAACAacacccaaccccccccccccagttacCTGCGATAGAGAGCACGGCGTCGAAGCAGCCGTCTCTGTAAGGCAAATGCAGCCCGTCGCACATCTGCACCTCGTGTCCTTGGCTCCAGGCAGagtccaccagggggcgacaaACGTCACACCCCAGCTTGAACACCTCCTGGTTGATGTGGAGATACTTGCCATTGCCACAACCTGCAAAGGACAAGAAGGTCAGCTATAGTGACAGATCAGGAATGATTCGTGATtagatttgaaataattttacgaagcaacagcgccccctgcagccacatggaGTGATTCATTCTGCTGGGCTTCAgtttcttcatatttttaaagtttcctgCTCAATATTGAagataaacgctggtttttaataacCTCCAAGTGTTCcacttgctggacctgattctgactATTGACGCCATCTGTCAGTTCCACATTTCTCACAGGAGATTGTAGCCTCTCACATACAtgacacatactgtacattacaCAGAGCGAGAACAGACGTTCAGCGTGAGGAGGgtgaatgaaagaggaaacattctctcggttccaagtcagtgaaccataAAACTCATTTCGAAGCTGCGATTTTTAGGTCAAATGCTTTgagggaataaaacaacaaccaacaaacaaaaaaacaaaagaagaagcagataTGATGTGATTCATGACATCTATCGTTCACCCACCAATGTCGGCAACGATGCTTCCCGGCTGCAGGTCCAGCAGAAACTGTCGCACTTTGGGCCAGGCCTTGTAGCGGCTGTCGTTGAAATACGGAGCGATCTTGTCGTAGACGCTGTGCACGTGTTCCCTCTCGAGTTGGCTGGCAGCCTCCTCCATCATGTTCGTCCAGGCGGCCTCATTCAGCGGCCTCACACCATCGTGCCTGCGGGGACAAACAATCACCTCGCTGCTTATTTCCAAATCAGAAACCTCTGATGCTGTTCTGCTGCTTCATTAAGATAAATCCAAAGTAGCAAGCGTGGACCTGAGGGAAACGGCGCAGAGGTGTTCCTCTCGTCGCTCTTAAGAAGGTCAAGCAAGGTCAGTGGGAAAGCTTAATCAGcagacacagtgaaacatcTGTCAGGCAGCAGCCAGAGAAGGTAATTGAACACTGGACCCTCCGTGAAGGAGCTGCTTTAGTCGTGATCAGTGACCCTTCTCACATTCACAGTCCTCCGGGGGCCACCGCAAACACGTCATCAggtttcatttttcatcaaTCACCCAATCACACGAAGCTAAAAAGGATTATATATTAAGCCGtgtcaaattatgttttaatacGGCGACGCGGAAGCAAAAAGGTCAACACATGAATCACGTTGGCAAcaagagacacaacaaacaaacatcagtcaCAAGATGTTCTCACGCAGATTTTCAGGAGCCGTGTGAAGCACCGGGCTGCTGCTGGGTTTTATATATACTGGTAATAAagataacagcagcagcagcagctcacggTGCAGGCGCCACTTTCACCCTAGTTGCTTTTGAGGGGGACTTTTAATTTCCCTGGAAAATGTACAATACACATGTGGGGATGGATCTTCAGTCTGGTTCCATTATTTTCTAATCATCTGGCAACACATCAGCAGTGAACAGTTTAATCTGAGGCTAGTTCTGTGAAGTGTCCCTGCTGTTTCTACATCTATCTGTATATCAGGAGTATTTTACCTGCACTCTCAGAGATGAATTGCAGAGTGAAGTGCAGATTTGGGGATGATGtaattgtgatgtttgtgttccGTCTGGTTTCCACAGCTCCCTCTGCAGTCATCTGGCTTTATTAGGATGCAGCCCACAGCTCCTGCAGTGCTGCTGTGGCTCCCTCCAGCACTGTGAGTGTTTCTCTACATTATCATCTTAAGCGTCGTtatgttacaaaaataaaatctcagcATGCAGAGTTCTCATTTGCCCCGTGTGGTTTTTCTTTCATGGTGTTTTATCACGTGGTTTAATGAATTTACCGCCGAGTGAACTCATGAAAAACACTGTTTCTCCTGCGTGCTCGACCAAAAGATGAAAGAGGACGTGTACAATCTGCAAATTGTCCCGAAGCTGGAGAAGTTAGTCAAACTGTGgacatttgaattatttaagaTTTTCAGAAAGGTTATGATGCGTGAATTCATCACATGCTTTCGCGCAGTTGGTTTAAGTAGGTCAGAATAAGTATTTCACtcataaaacacaatataaacagGGAATCTGCTGCTGTTCATAAATTGAGAATGagtcagtttatttaaaaagtgtctCTCTTTTTATTATCTGCTGCAGACTCTCaagaaatgtgtatttaatgaGGGAAATACAACCGAATCACTTTCCTCCTGAGCACAGAACATCTGACTTGTATCAAACAACATCTCATCATCATCTCAAAATTTCAAGGAACAGTCAGTGATAGAGTTACGTCTGACTGCTTCTTTGAAATCACTGACAGGGACACGGTCTTCAAACACAGGACTTCAAATGTCCAACTTCCACAAGTGAGAGGCAACGTGAGATCTTCTCCCCTCGACGTGAGACGGAGGTGATTTGTTCTTTTGAGCCGCATGTGATGGATCAAAGTTGTCAGCGCCGAGGCAGACGTCATACATCAGTGCCGCCGTGCAGCAAAAATCAATAAGTGCTGTAAATACAACTCGAAACTGGCAAATATATGagcagaaatgtaaatgaatatcTCCAGTGGCATTACATATTTAACTAAAATGCCCTTTTCACACTGTAAAAATCTGCTTATAATATGTTTAATGTCATTTAGATGTGATTTAgtagccaaggaggttatgttttcatctgtttgtatGTAAGTTGGCGAGATCaggcaaaaactactggacagattatcactaaacctggtggaaggatacgGTATCAGTCAGGAAAGAACAATTACCTTTGGTGTCGATCCAAATCAGTAGCTGGATtctctttaaaaacattgtgaaaatttgcaacattttcattgatttgaaCAATTTACAGATCtagatggaaaagaaaaatcatatttagtgtctgcaatttggtgcaaattaagaaaaaaccTGTGgatctaaatgtggttttataagagGTATGCACTTCactggttttatttgtaaatgtttaactGTCCACTTCTCTCACTACCTGTTCTACCTGTTTTATGTTGTACttttctgtgtgtatctgtaaaGAAAGTCACAGCGGCGTCTCTAGCCCAGAGCGATACAACCTAACGACCCATGTGAAACCACAGAAGCACTTTGCTGATGTTAACCAGAGGGAGGGCGATCACACACTTCCCCTCCAGCGCTCTTAGCAGACATTAAACGGATATGTCCTTGAATGAAACGTTCACTGGTGCCCGCCGTGCACAAGTGCACACATCAAACACCGCTGGGAGCGTTGAGCAACAAACCAGACCTGCAGCTGCACGAAAAAGGCAAATCTTCCTCCCTGCTAAGTGGCTGTGAGAGACCTCGCCATCGTGTGCATTACCGGGCTCATCTGTAGACTCCTCCACTGGTGAACGCAGCCTGTGCAGCATCACATCCTCCTGTCCTCAGTCCTATTTCTGGACCAGCATCATCTGCATCATCCCAGCCAAGTGGAAGGAAAACACACCTTACGTAACATTGGCAGTCTGGGCCTCGTTCTGCATTGTGTTTGCTCAATTCCGCCCGAGCGAGCCCCTCTGCTCACTAAACTGTGTTGATATTATGTAACCAGCAGCCGGGGAGGCTCTGAAAACTGCCTCCGACTGACAATGGAGGCTGAAATCAAGGACAGAGGGATAGGATGGAGATAAGGTCACACGGTGTTTTGTGGCTGCGTGGTAGCGTTTCCTGGCAAACGTCTAAACAACAACACTCGTGATCCCAATTTCCCCTCGTTATTCTGCACCTATTTAACTTTAAACTGTTGTTCCTGCAGCATGTCCACGGCCGAGCCCCCAGGTCAGACCTCAGCAGTGCTGTGATGAGATTAGTGGCGAGCCAGGGCTGCACAGTCACTCTGCCACGCCGCTGCCATTAACCCACTGCATGAGCACACAACCGAccacagggagggagagagagaacaggttCTACCCACCGCCGTCGCCAGCATCAACATCAACATGTGGCGAGAGGATTGTTTGCTGAACTTAAAGACTCCCCTCACTGCTGCCAGCTTCTGGTGATCTCACAGGTTAATGTATGGGAGGGAATGTCTTTATAAAACATGCAGGAAGTAATGAGGAAGTGCTTCCAGGTGTAGAGAGGAATCAATAGCAGACTAATTTCCATCAAAACCAGTGAGACTAGATATGTCTCTGCACATAGTGTGTATTCTAGTATTTAAATACGAGAGCACTGAGGCTATAATGAAGTCAGGGGACAGAGGTGTAAGAGATTCACTGGATCCAGGTGACATCACACATTTTGAGGCTTTTCCTGGCAAATatgtaaatatcaataaatcCCACAACAACACATTTGGTCGTAATTTCACCTTTAAAGGACACAAAGGCTTCGACTTTGTGTCCcttcaaagttttattcaatGGATACATTCAAATctagttaaataataatattaataatgaactttatttatataacagcTTAGAGATGATTTACTagttgaaaatgaaacagacGTAAAAAATAATAACCCCCTAAATTCAAAGTGGGATTGTTTCATGTGTGCATTTGATCAATCACGATATAATTGAGTTTCGCAGCAGAATCCATAATCGATACGTGCACATGCAAAGCCACTCACCGTGCGCGTGAAGAGCTTCGTGCACAACGATCCGCTTCAGGTCGCAGGAGGGAAACTTCCCTCGGTGCACGAGCGACTCATCGACACCGGGGACCCGCTGTCAGCACCAGAGGCACCGGGCGCATCTTCGACGGATCAACGTGACACCGACCGAGGAACCGACCGAGGAACCGGCGGAGGGAGAGCAAGCTGCACGTGAAGTGCGGCCGCCAGCAGCAGCGAACCGGCCGCCGGACCGGATCACATCCGCGCCGTGTGGAGCTCCCTCCACCTGTCAAGGTAAAGTAGAGCCGGAGAGACACTTCCGGTGAGCTGTGTCACAATCAAAGCCTCGGGAATCCAATGAGGTGAAATGGCTGAGTGATTAACgttgattcccccccccccatatatGATTTTACTCTatattaatacaattatttCACCTGTGTGGGTCACAACCACCTAtatttaaaggctcagtgtgtagaatttagtgacatctagtggtgaagtgtcatcaaatcaaatcaaataaactttattgtccccATGGGTAGATTGTTCTCGGGCCAAAAtgcaacagcagctgcagaacagtacattgtgCAACAAATAAACTGTGCACAAGGACAAAAACTACTactaatcataataataataataataataataataataataataataataataataaaccttatttggtgggaaattaaaaagaaatgcagctcaaagtgctttacatacacTTTATGTTATTCACTCCATATTTGTGCTTTTACATCTTGACATCACAAGACAAAAgccagacttttattttgaagaacaAGTGATCTGGGATCTGCTCTCGTCCCTGTTGGCTTGACTCAGCTGATtggtcagtctgtgtgtgtagagaaAAATGACAGAAGTCGCTTGTCATTGGCTCCCAGCGTCACgtgacaacaaacaacaaacaacgtGAGGTGCAGGCATCACCTCATGTTCCATTAAGGATGAGATGACCTTGGTCAATAACAGATTATAACTCTGATCGAAAACCAAACAAGGTTCTTTGTGCTCAGAGTTTCTATTTTCTGCTTCATCCACTTTCCCATCAGGCTTTAAATCTCTATCAACAccttgtttgtatttaattgcTGCACCAACAGGAAACTACTGAGAATAAACTCAAGTAATCAGTTTGATTTTTGAAGCTGGCAACTTTCTATAAGATGTAAATTTACCATATAGCCCACATGGTAATTAAAGTAGGATTGATGTGTCAGTTGgccaataaaaaa
Protein-coding regions in this window:
- the trmt9b gene encoding probable tRNA methyltransferase 9B, which translates into the protein MMEEAASQLEREHVHSVYDKIAPYFNDSRYKAWPKVRQFLLDLQPGSIVADIGCGNGKYLHINQEVFKLGCDVCRPLVDSAWSQGHEVQMCDGLHLPYRDGCFDAVLSIAVIHHLSTKERRIRAIREMARTLRVGGRIMIYVWAMEQKRRKFEKQDIFVPWNPNPHSALNREHAKSRRRATAQSVSEAIDNTDKHRKVRSTSSVADEEDLTSATPQQRTQRLWFFSRSLDSVFDFGSLTLSRSSSRELSTLSSPTGESEGSKASQRGRGRGLIKQVSNFFYPSSVIGSEEDVFDSVTDLHKGPHDRGGNNNNAPSNDGPDNQSVSLSLAQECGSLALPDLVPFQREHLKQPGGESEGGPAGKERQESTQSPQGSEGQVEGSCLRYYHVFREGELAALIEKHVEELHVTHTYFDHANWCVVAEKVQLWKI